One Gossypium hirsutum isolate 1008001.06 chromosome A11, Gossypium_hirsutum_v2.1, whole genome shotgun sequence genomic window carries:
- the LOC107958313 gene encoding uncharacterized protein, producing the protein MAALPPISDVHQPVRSISLPSRVHPTCVKLEAALNHLKAWKTSSVSTSTAGFSGETIRIGLVDLADLYNCVRETITSPQTQRTLVQYQNGRLVEEALDESVTFLDTCGKARDLLLAMKQHVQTLQSALRRRRRDSSIETQIAAYINFRKTVKKEVAKCLGALKKLERRFVSSSTPLDVDPHLLMVVKVLRETTSITISVFQSLLFFLSVPSMKTRVGGWSKITKLIPLLSSEREHKVINEVGAVDLAFYSINGQLKNGGGMVEVEMLQRTLKAVGATIDGFETGLDCVFRCLVQNRVTFLNIITHQ; encoded by the coding sequence ATGGCAGCCTTACCTCCCATCTCTGATGTGCATCAACCCGTTAGGTCAATTAGTTTACCCTCCAGGGTCCATCCCACTTGTGTTAAACTTGAAGCCGCACTTAACCATCTAAAAGCCTGGAAAACATCCTCAGTTTCAACCAGTACTGCTGGTTTTTCCGGTGAGACCATTCGGATTGGTCTAGTTGACCTTGCAGATTTGTATAACTGTGTCCGAGAAACCATCACCTCTCCTCAAACCCAAAGAACACTTGTTCAGTATCAAAACGGGAGACTCGTAGAAGAGGCATTAGATGAGTCCGTCACATTTCTAGACACTTGTGGCAAAGCTAGGGATCTATTGTTGGCGATGAAACAACATGTACAAACCCTTCAATCGGCTCTACGCCGAAGGCGTCGAGATTCAAGCATTGAAACTCAAATTGCAGCTTACATCAACTTCAGGAAGACGGTAAAAAAGGAAGTAGCCAAGTGCCTTGGAGCATTGAAGAAATTAGAACGCAGATTCGTTTCCTCGTCCACACCCTTGGATGTAGACCCTCATCTGCTAATGGTGGTCAAAGTCCTAAGAGAAACAACCTCCATTACCATCTCTGTTTTTCAATCTCTCCTGTTCTTCCTGTCAGTTCCTTCGATGAAGACAAGGGTTGGAGGATGGTCAAAGATTACAAAATTGATTCCATTACTTTCATCTGAAAGAGAGCACAAGGTGATAAATGAAGTTGGGGCCGTCGATCTTGCTTTCTACTCCATCAACGGACAGTTGAAGAATGGCGGTGGCATGGTCGAAGTCGAGATGTTGCAGAGGACTTTGAAGGCTGTTGGTGCCACCATTGATGGCTTTGAAACTGGATTAGATTGCGTTTTTAGGTGTCTAGTTCAAAACAGGGTCACTTTTCTCAACATCATCACTCATCAGTGA
- the LOC107958320 gene encoding uncharacterized protein: MGGKYHVRSISLPSRSHPTTLRIEDELNRLKAWEASSPLTTCESIFTCLSGLEDLYQCMDDLLSMPSTQQVLSQYHQHEKCVDELLDGSVRLLDICGIARDNMYETKEHVHALQSALRRRKGDSSIEDNIVNYTKFRKQMKKKGKKLITELKQMGNKLGESPLLLDQHQDEEQYHHFSAVIRVLTQVNATSASIFQSFFSFLSAPVSSKQTRWSVVSKLMMHKGVISCEENVNELESVDAALCKHTSDVEKMQMAHKRLVELESGIEGLEKRLECVFRQLIKSRTSLLNIISQ, translated from the coding sequence ATGGGTGGCAAATACCATGTAAGATCAATCAGCTTGCCTTCAAGGTCACATCCTACCACCCTTAGAATCGAAGATGAGCTCAACAGGCTCAAAGCTTGGGAAGCATCATCACCTTTGACCACATGTGAGTCGATTTTTACATGTCTTTCGGGATTGGAAGACTTGTACCAATGCATGGACGATCTTCTCAGCATGCCTTCGACACAACAAGTCCTCTCCCAGTATCATCAACATGAGAAATGTGTTGATGAATTGTTGGATGGATCTGTGAGGCTTTTGGACATTTGTGGCATTGCAAGGGATAACATGTATGAAACCAAGGAACATGTTCATGCTCTTCAGTCAGCTCTCCGAAGGAGAAAGGGTGATTCGAGCATTGAGGATAACATTGTTAACTACACTAAATTCAGGAAGCaaatgaagaagaaaggaaagaaattgatcacAGAGTTGAAGCAAATGGGAAACAAACTTGGAGAATCACCACTCCTCCTGGACCAGCACCAGGACGAGGAGCAGTATCATCATTTCTCAGCTGTGATTCGGGTCCTAACACAAGTTAATGCAACCAGTGCTTCAATCTTCcaatcatttttctcatttttgtcGGCACCAGTTTCCTCAAAGCAAACAAGATGGTCTGTGGTGTCAAAGTTGATGATGCACAAGGGGGTAATATCGTGTGAAGAGAATGTAAATGAATTGGAAAGCGTGGATGCTGCACTTTGCAAACACACTTCAGATGTTGAGAAGATGCAGATGGCACACAAAAGATTGGTGGAGTTGGAAAGTGGGATTGAAGGCCTAGAGAAGCGTTTGGAATGCGTGTTTAGGCAGTTGATCAAATCAAGGACATCTCTCTTGAACATAATCTCTCAATAG
- the LOC107895481 gene encoding choline/ethanolaminephosphotransferase 1 isoform X2 — MVRIPFNSFICITVSGLFPSLGFTSAKMGSSCTRVASIFVSDGKQARRTNSSSLLGELFDHGCDALASTFETMDFGSTAMCGGDSFWFWVILSIPFYGATWEHYFTNALILSIVNGPTEGLALIYGLHFMTAIVGAQWWAQPFQQSIPFLSWIPYVNELPTYKAAVYLLTPIAILPTVACNISNVHKIVKARKGSMLLALAMLYPFVVLMGGVLIWR, encoded by the exons ATGGTTAGGATTCCATTCAATTCTTTTATTTGTATTACTGTTTCAGGTTTATTCCCCTCGCTTGGATTCACCTCCGCCAAGATGGGTTCATCTTGCACACGGGTTGCTTCTATTTTTGTATCAG ATGGGAAACAAGCTAGACGAACAAACTCCTCGAGTCTACTTGGAGAACTTTTTGACCATG GGTGTGATGCACTTGCTAGTACG TTCGAAACCATGGATTTTGGGAGCACTGCCATGTGCGGAGGGGACAGTTTCTGGTTCTGGGTAATTTTATCTATACCATTTTATGGAGCTACATGGGAACA CTATTTCACCAATGCACTTATCCTTTCTATTGTCAATGGGCCGACTGAGGGTCTTGCGCTGATATATGGATTGCACTTTATGACAGCAATTGTTG GTGCCCAGTGGTGGGCTCAGCCATTTCAGCAATCAATACCCTTCTTGAGTTGGATACCTTATGTTAATG AACTTCCAACATATAAAGCTGCTGTGTATTTGTTGACACCAATTGCTATTTTACCTACAGTGGCTTGCAA TATAAGCAATGTCCATAAGATCGTTAAGGCAAGAAAAGGAAGCATGTTACTGGCATTAgcaatg CTTTATCCTTTTGTTGTACTCATGGGAGGAGTGCTCATTTG GCGATAG
- the LOC107895481 gene encoding choline/ethanolaminephosphotransferase 1 isoform X1: MVRIPFNSFICITVSGLFPSLGFTSAKMGSSCTRVASIFVSDGKQARRTNSSSLLGELFDHGCDALASTFETMDFGSTAMCGGDSFWFWVILSIPFYGATWEHYFTNALILSIVNGPTEGLALIYGLHFMTAIVGAQWWAQPFQQSIPFLSWIPYVNELPTYKAAVYLLTPIAILPTVACNISNVHKIVKARKGSMLLALAMLYPFVVLMGGVLIWLLTCTRRR, encoded by the exons ATGGTTAGGATTCCATTCAATTCTTTTATTTGTATTACTGTTTCAGGTTTATTCCCCTCGCTTGGATTCACCTCCGCCAAGATGGGTTCATCTTGCACACGGGTTGCTTCTATTTTTGTATCAG ATGGGAAACAAGCTAGACGAACAAACTCCTCGAGTCTACTTGGAGAACTTTTTGACCATG GGTGTGATGCACTTGCTAGTACG TTCGAAACCATGGATTTTGGGAGCACTGCCATGTGCGGAGGGGACAGTTTCTGGTTCTGGGTAATTTTATCTATACCATTTTATGGAGCTACATGGGAACA CTATTTCACCAATGCACTTATCCTTTCTATTGTCAATGGGCCGACTGAGGGTCTTGCGCTGATATATGGATTGCACTTTATGACAGCAATTGTTG GTGCCCAGTGGTGGGCTCAGCCATTTCAGCAATCAATACCCTTCTTGAGTTGGATACCTTATGTTAATG AACTTCCAACATATAAAGCTGCTGTGTATTTGTTGACACCAATTGCTATTTTACCTACAGTGGCTTGCAA TATAAGCAATGTCCATAAGATCGTTAAGGCAAGAAAAGGAAGCATGTTACTGGCATTAgcaatg CTTTATCCTTTTGTTGTACTCATGGGAGGAGTGCTCATTTG GCTATTGACTTGTACACGCAGGCGATAG
- the LOC107895481 gene encoding choline/ethanolaminephosphotransferase 1 isoform X3, with amino-acid sequence MVRIPFNSFICITVSGLFPSLGFTSAKMGSSCTRVASIFVSDGKQARRTNSSSLLGELFDHGCDALASTFETMDFGSTAMCGGDSFWFWVILSIPFYGATWEHYFTNALILSIVNGPTEGLALIYGLHFMTAIVGAQWWAQPFQQSIPFLSWIPYVNELPTYKAAVYLLTPIAILPTVACNTQIWSGY; translated from the exons ATGGTTAGGATTCCATTCAATTCTTTTATTTGTATTACTGTTTCAGGTTTATTCCCCTCGCTTGGATTCACCTCCGCCAAGATGGGTTCATCTTGCACACGGGTTGCTTCTATTTTTGTATCAG ATGGGAAACAAGCTAGACGAACAAACTCCTCGAGTCTACTTGGAGAACTTTTTGACCATG GGTGTGATGCACTTGCTAGTACG TTCGAAACCATGGATTTTGGGAGCACTGCCATGTGCGGAGGGGACAGTTTCTGGTTCTGGGTAATTTTATCTATACCATTTTATGGAGCTACATGGGAACA CTATTTCACCAATGCACTTATCCTTTCTATTGTCAATGGGCCGACTGAGGGTCTTGCGCTGATATATGGATTGCACTTTATGACAGCAATTGTTG GTGCCCAGTGGTGGGCTCAGCCATTTCAGCAATCAATACCCTTCTTGAGTTGGATACCTTATGTTAATG AACTTCCAACATATAAAGCTGCTGTGTATTTGTTGACACCAATTGCTATTTTACCTACAGTGGCTTGCAA cACACAAATATGGTCAGGCTATTGA
- the LOC107895481 gene encoding choline/ethanolaminephosphotransferase 1 isoform X5, with the protein MGNKLDEQTPRVYLENFLTMGVMHLLVRSKPWILGALPCAEGTVSGSGYFTNALILSIVNGPTEGLALIYGLHFMTAIVGAQWWAQPFQQSIPFLSWIPYVNELPTYKAAVYLLTPIAILPTVACNISNVHKIVKARKGSMLLALAMLYPFVVLMGGVLIWLLTCTRRR; encoded by the exons ATGGGAAACAAGCTAGACGAACAAACTCCTCGAGTCTACTTGGAGAACTTTTTGACCATG GGTGTGATGCACTTGCTAGTACG TTCGAAACCATGGATTTTGGGAGCACTGCCATGTGCGGAGGGGACAGTTTCTGGTTCTGG CTATTTCACCAATGCACTTATCCTTTCTATTGTCAATGGGCCGACTGAGGGTCTTGCGCTGATATATGGATTGCACTTTATGACAGCAATTGTTG GTGCCCAGTGGTGGGCTCAGCCATTTCAGCAATCAATACCCTTCTTGAGTTGGATACCTTATGTTAATG AACTTCCAACATATAAAGCTGCTGTGTATTTGTTGACACCAATTGCTATTTTACCTACAGTGGCTTGCAA TATAAGCAATGTCCATAAGATCGTTAAGGCAAGAAAAGGAAGCATGTTACTGGCATTAgcaatg CTTTATCCTTTTGTTGTACTCATGGGAGGAGTGCTCATTTG GCTATTGACTTGTACACGCAGGCGATAG